Below is a window of Callospermophilus lateralis isolate mCalLat2 chromosome 9, mCalLat2.hap1, whole genome shotgun sequence DNA.
TGGCTTGTAGCTGTGTTAGGCTAGGGTAAGGAGATAGCACTTGTTaggtagttttgttttgtttttgagatcgGGGTCTTGTTATGTTGCCTAGTCTTGTCTCAAAcatatgatcttcctgcctcagcctctgagtagctgggattgcaggtatgtgccaccacaataGGCTTATCAGGCAGTTTTAAACATTTGGTTTTATTATATGTTACTCATTTGTCgttcttatttatatattattcacATCTATGAGTTGTCTTCTCTGAATCTGTCTACTGTGGAATagtaacaggattgagtttgttgACCTGGGAGGCCCAAGGCGGCCATACTTTAGGCAAATTCTCCAGAGGAATATGAACTACTAAGATCTCTTAACTTTCCTAAGTGTCTTCTATGTATTATTAACCCTTCACTTTTAACAAGTATTACCTTTGTAATTGAGTCTACTCTCAGTTCCTTCACCCTCATTGTCTCTGAACATGAAATAGTCTAGGCCCTGATTCTTAAGAACCTATATAAGGGGACAGTACTCATGTCACACTTGAGGACCCAGTGGTTCTAAGCTGTGTGCTCTTTAGAGAAATAGGTAACTGGATAAAATGTGatgtattaaatttttttatttaattggttttcctatttttatgtaacAGGAGTATTGAAATAGCACTAGGAATCCCCCTCTATGGTAAATGGCAACTATTTGTTGCTATTTGAATTGTAAAGATCCCCTTATTCTGAGGTGTTAAAATTCTCAGTTTATTATTTatagaatgaattttaattgaTTCAGCATTTATTAAATGCCTACCTTGTGCCAGGAAGAATTATAGTCATGAGGAATACATGGAATATAAGATGAttaatatgtattctgtatagtTGAAGGGTACCTCATTAAGCTAAGATTAGTGGACATGTAAATAATTATAAGTGTAATGTTAGaggtattatttaaaaataaagcaggAGAAAGTGATTCTTATGGAAAACtagaaacttaaaaaattagtagGAATTCCTCAAATGGAAAATTAGAGTATTCCCAGCATAGAGAGAACCCAAGAGCAGCAGTTAAACTTTATTTGCTATGAACCATGTATGCAGAATAGGAGGGTGCTTGAAATTTGGTGTTATCATGATAGCTGATAGAGTAGTAAGAAAAAGCTGAAGCCTAGTCAGTTTTCACTGTCTTcatttataagcctgaaaacttgTACCTTTTCTCTTTGTCAAAAATAGAGTCATGACGAAAATGGAGAGTGGAATTTTCAGCTCTGTTTTGCAGAAAAATTACTCTGGAAACAATGGGAAGATAAATTAGAGATAACACTACTTAGGGAGGGTTTTAAAGTGAGAGATGGGGAGGATTTCAACTAGGACAGTGGGAAGGAGACAGGTTGAGGATATATTTTTTGATAAGGAATCAATAGAATTTAGTGACAGATGTTGGGATTGAGGAAAAGACTAAATGTACAGGGCATCTGAATTAATTGTAGCACCattaagcaatttagtaagacagaTGTAAAACAGGTTCAAATATTGGGTTTTGGACATGGGAAATGGCATTGTGTGTGTTGGCTCAGATAGAGTACAGTTGAAGAGAAATTTGGGAACATAGGTTAGGAATTGTCTCTTGATGATTGGCAGCATTGTAtactgttttaaatgttatacaaCCCTGAAGGATGTGTAGTATTTCCcctattttacaataaagaagctTAGAATCAGAGAAATAGTTGCCCAAATAGTTCAAATAATTCCCATGAATTTTTACATATACTTCCATTACCTGTTGGGATTAAAACAAACTACTCCTTAATTTTGTGACTTAAACCagtgatttattattattatttgtgtttcTGAGAATGAGTGACCTCAGCTAGAAAGCTCTTGACTTGGAGACTTTTATTTGGTTGTAATCAGAGGCAACTGGAACTATAGAGTCATCTCAAGGTTCAACCATACTCAATGTACAAATttgcttctttaattcatgtgtCTGACATCTCAGCTGGAATGGCTGGAAGAACTGGTGAGGGGAGATCACTGCTGGGGGCTGGCTGGTTATCTCTCTTAATAAGGTCTCACCAAGTGATTAGCCTGATGTTCTTCACTCAACTGCACATTAGTCTTGGGATTGTTATATAGTGTGTGGCTTGGTGGGGGAGGGAGTTGTCTAAAACAGCCAGGTAGCAACTGAAAGGATTTTGATGATCTAGGCCCAGAAGTCATACAGTATCACTTATGCTGCATTCTGTGGATCAAAAGTGAGTCCCAGGGCCAGTTCAGCTTCTAGAAGAGGAGATAGCCAGGGGCATGACTATCCAGGGACTATCACACCATCTTTGGAAATTAGCTTCCTCCACACACTTTGCATCTTTAGCAATTATTTTCGGTAGCCTGAAAATAGATGAAACTAAGTTGCCTTGCTAGTTTATAAAGAGGGTAGAAGAAGGCATCCTGGGAACACAAATGTTTGAAAGAAGACTCAAAGAAGAGAAACCAATAAGAAATGGGGAGAGAGGACAGCTGTCAAGAGATCAGAAGAAAAGTTAAGAGAGAGTGATGCCATAGAAGCCAACCAGGGGAAGTGGATACTCTCACCATAGCTTCAGGTCCTTAGATTTAGTGTTTTAACAGTTTTGTGGTTTCAGTGTACGTATAATTTATAATTActcatcttttgtttttctttccattcacCCCAATTCTCATATACACACTCAATTGAAGCCTAAAACTTCCCAGATAGAACTTCTAATGTGAAACACTTATAACTTAAATCATTTGTAAATTGTCATGATTACATTTGGAATACTTTACTGAGAATAGACTTCTATAGGAGTAGGACGAACATACAGTGCTTCTGGCTTCCCAGGGAGGATGTTAGAAAGATGAGAGGTCTCAGTAGAATGAGGAGGATAAGGAAAGCGAGCCACTTCTGCTGGTCTTGGTGGGACCTTTCTTTGAGTTCCAAAAAAGGTATATAGTGCTATGCACTGAAATATACCATAGAAAAAAAGAAGGGTGAAATAGTGTGTGCATGTTGAAATCAGTGGTGTTTTCTTTATTTCAGAGCACAAAGTTATCATTGTTGGATTGGATAATGCAGGAAAAACTACCATCCTTTACCAATTGTAAGTACTACCTTAAAAGATTAATTTCTAGTTAACTTTTTCTTCCTGGGTGATATTCTGTTAATGAATATAATGAAAAAACTGTATGGAAACTAAGTTACTCAGTAAGAAAAGAGATTGTCCATAAATCAGAAGCCAAATTTAAGTAAGTTTTTATAGAAAGCTAGATATTTATATGACATCAAGTGCATTATTTAGTTGTTTTGCACTAAAGCTCTTTTGCTTATAGAAAGtagaaaaatatttgtttatatagTTTCTTTTAATGATCTATAATAGTCTAGATTATCTCTTGTCTATTTCCAGCCCTATAAATCCTTAGCTTTCTCTTGGTATGAACTGGTGGAAAAAGGGTATTTGGGGATAAAATGTAAAAGTTCATGCTGCTTTGTCCCTTGATTAGAAAATTATTCAAACAAGGTAGCCTCTTTACTAATTGTAATATATAtgaacttttttttccccagttctaTGAATGAAGTTGTACATACATCCCCTACAATAGGAAGTAATGTAGAAGAGATAGTGATTAATAATACACGTTTCCTAATGTGGGATATTGGTGGCCAAGAATCTCTTCGTTCTTCCTGGAATACTTATTATACTAACACAGAGGTAATGTTTCTTAATATGTTTAAACTTCTATAAAGAGAATGCTTGAGAAACACTTAGATTTGAATTCTTATAGTTATAAAGATATAGCTGTATTTTGACACACAGAGTTTAAGCATAATAGAATCCTTAATTCCCTGTTTCAGTGTCAATTATTCTGTACATTCATTGTCATTGAATCTCTGTAGGGAAAATTAGTGGTTTATTGGTCTGATTGTTTATTGATCCTAGAACTTGTCTCAGGTAATTTTTATAATGACTTTATCTTTCAGTTTgtaatttcatttctttcttactACTTATATTTGTTTAAGTATTGGAAATCCTAGTTAAATGAGAGGGCTTTGGTGGTTTAATCTTAACCAATTTTACTGTGCATTTTCTTTTATGCAACACAATTTTACATTAAGGAAATCTTTTTCTTTTGATTATGAAGTACTTTAGACATAATCATATGTTTTTATTTACACATTACTTCCTACAATAAAATTTTAGACCTGTGACATTTGTATTCATTTTATAGCCCTGTAAATTGAAAGACTGTGCTAATTGTTTTTGTAGTGTTGATTATAAGTTAATAAAACATACTCTAAAcatatcttttaagtcaataagacACTATTAAGTATCTCTAATAGTCTGACCCCAAACATTCCATTAAgcgtttaaatatatatttttggagaAGGAATGATATGTATGATTATAAAGGTAAATATGGGCTGGCTGCAGTGGCACAAGCAACCagctacttgcctagcatgtgtgaggtcctgggttcaatccccagtatcatggGTACCACTGTTATAATGCTATAGATATTAAATTATTCCAACACTTTGAAAATtagcaactttttattttttaaagaatggaTCTTATAGTAATGAAAGTAATTTATCAGTAGACTATCAAGTGAAAGAAGAGATAAAAGTAATTCTCTTATTCATCTCTTATGGTtgatgaaaattgaaaaatagaagAGACTTAAAATGGAAATTCATATCtagttctaaaaaataaatagtgcTTTTTAATCATAGGCAGTCAGAATTAATTTGGGCATCATAAAAACCATCATAAATTAGTTAATTATGTATTTACTTCTGTTTCCTGTTGCTTTTTGATGCTCATGGAGTTGGGAAGAGGTTTAATAGAGGTCATCCCACTCGGAGCCTTAAGTCTTTTATTGCGTCTTCTGATATTAGTTACATCAGTAGTTCAGGAAAAAGTTCTACTTTTCAGGTAGCAAGTGCTGTTTATATAAGGAAGAGAGCTTGTTTTTAGGTACAAATTTGTTCTTtcaatttgttaatttaaaaaaattgttttcttaactGTGACATTATTCCCATGCACATGtccttttaaattttcaaatggatattAATATTTGGATGTATCTTCAAATTAGAGgtataatgtgttttttttttttttattatagggCATAAAGATGGACTTAGGCCCATTAGCATTTAAGATACTAATTTAGAAAGCAAGTATGTTGTATATTGGTTAGAATGTTAGCATTGTATTCTTTTTCTCTTGTTATCTTAAAATTAGTAAATATATTTGAATTAGAAATGGATTAGACTTTTAGACTTTACAATATGTATTAGATATCTCTGGTTTTCCAACAATACCATAAGCTTCTAATATCTTGATATTAATAATCCGTGAGTCAAATAAGCACTATTAATTTTCACATATCAAACTATATACTCACTAATGACTTTTTTTGGTAATTATTTTAGTTTGTAATAGTAGTTGTGGACAGTACAGACAGAGAGAGGATTTCTGTAACTAGAGAAGAACTCTACAAAATGTTAGCACATGAGGTAAGTTATCTTTTAATATAAAATGTTGGGTGGGGGCAGAGGGAGTATTTGTATTACATTTCTTTTTAGTTTCTCTTGAAGAtgccattttaaattttttgaaaaattgtctGCTGGTTATTCCTGATGGGCATGCCTATTTTATGATTTTGATACTTCTAAAATTTGCAGATTATGTGGAAACAGCAGAAAGTTTGTGGAATTAACAGtaaaatgttatttcatttatcatagatgaatttggagtagAAGTTTTACTGATAAGAATAATTCCTAGAATTaccttttattttacattttaaataaatttatcatACAGAGTATTATCATTGGAAATAAAGATTTTAAAGTACTGGAGTACATAGCAATTTAGGGATTGAaaccccaggggtgcttaaccacatccccagtctttttatattttatttaaagacagtatcttgctaaggctggctttgaacttgtgatcctcctgcctcagcctcttaagccactgggattacaggtgtgtaccattgtGCCCAGCTGCAGTTCTTAAAATGTTTCTCATTTATCAGACAGATATTTAAATGTCTTGCTTGTTGCCAGACATGGTAGcagaggcctgtaatcccagcaatttgagagactgaggcaggagtatctcaaatttgagaccacgTAGGCAACTtaataagatcctgtctcaaaataaataaaataaaaagggctggggatgtagcccagtggtagaatgcctgtgggtttaattcccagtactaaaaataaatggaatgaaACAAAACAGAATGAAGTAAAATAATGTAGTAGTTATTGCTCTTAGGCTTctctgatacttttttttttttttaagcaaacaaAATTATATGACTAGCTACATTCTGttattctttgaaaaatattactaataatataagttaaaaattaaataagctactactggtgatgtagctcagaggtagagcacttacctgcaaaacaaacaaactgaataaTTTAGTCAACTtagtaataaaatagaaatataaaatcATAATATTTACTGTAATAGCAATTGTTCTTTTGAATGTCTTTCATAACAAATGCCACTTTCTCATATTTATAAGTAGGAATAGAAAAGTTAATATTTAGATGTATAgagaatactttttaatttcagtaaaatttttataaagaaaatttttaatatctttataatATAGGTATATATTAATTTACTATTGAtttgagtaatttttttttttaaagtttaagaaTTTTGGTATGTTTCAGGCAGCCTTTCAAGACTTAAGGAAACCCAGTGAAGTGGTTTTGTAATTGAGATTCTTTGTTTCTTATGGAGGTCATACCCACCAAATTGCACCTTTTCCTAGTTGTTTCTAATTTCTGACAGCCGTGTTAAACCTCCTGGGGTTTTTAAGATGTAAATTTTGCCATTGTGCATTCATTTACGAAAAGCTGTTTTAGTTTGGGTTATATGCAGTAAGCCATAAAAGAGGCAGAaaaaaagatctttttttttctttccaactttgtattttaaaaaatttaccagCATTCTTCAGTTTGTTTGAAGGGTTGTTTTGTGAAGactttggaaagaaaaatagATATCACATGTTGTTTCTGGgctgttttttatttgttaataggTAGTATCCCTATTTGATATTTGTTCTAATTGTCCAATATGTAGCAGGATCAGTATTTGAAGAGCCCATTAGTAGGGCTCCAgtaaagtttttgaattttattagcTGGGGGCATTAACTTGGACAGATCACTTAACCTCTTCTGTTACAGGTGAGTGTACTCTTGAGACCTACAAAGTTATATGACTAATTAAGCTTTTTAAGAGTCAGGATTTGAATTTAGGCATTCTTGCTCAGCCTCTTTGTTCTGGGTGGGCCGGGGGAGACATAATTAAGGCCTAACTGGAAAGTGAAGAGAGTCTGAATAGAAGATTATGGAAGAAAGGAATTGCAGATGAAGTTGAGAGCTAGCATAACTGCTCAGTGGGGTCAAATAGAGCCCAACAGGCAGAGTTCCAAATAGGGACAAATGGATCAGAGAATGAGAACAtgtcaatgaaaaataaatttagacATGAGGTTAGTTGTACATTTCATAGTATTATATTAACCAACAATATCTTATTATCATCATTGATAATGATTCTTCACATGTAttccaaaatataaaactataaaaaaattaaaatactttctgaaagatttttcttaaataaaatataaaactttgacactaattttaaaatagtttcaaGCACCAAAATCTGAATATTCTTTAGAATGACTCAACTTCTAGGAATTGTCTTCACAAATGAAGCTTTGAGAAACAAATGGACACCCATGTATGACATATAGAAAATGCTAAGTAAATGTCTCTTCCACTGCTGTTATTTGTCTTCTTAACTAAAATACATTTTAGACTCTTAAGATCAGATAATCTGCAATATTTAGcttaaagtttttaaaatggcATATGTACATAAGATCACCATTGTCCACCTTATGCTTTAACCTTTTGTTAAGTCAAGCTAATAATGAACAGCTTTAAGGTTATCTTATAAAAAGCAATGGAAGATTTTTCtccctaaatatttaaaaataagtaaaataacttTGTTTAATCAAGAACTCTAGGTAAAGTTTGGGCTTTTGTGATCTAGAAAGAATTATAttcagttttttgttttattttgtttgaagACTTGATAAATGACtttatttcttgtgtttttaTATTTCCAGTTCAAGGGCTTCTGTAAATTTCAGCACTAAGTGATGAGCACAGATTActtacaaataaaatttaattatgcaTCTTATGCCAGGTATTTGACAGAAGTTTTTTCTTTGAGCATACCAGCAGTAGCAAACCTGACCTATATAAAAGACTTCAACACACACTTGCAAGAGATATTGAAACCTAGAAGATAGGAAGATAGGAATTAAATCTCATGGAAAGTCCATCTACTTAGTTATTCAGCCACATATCAACTATTGATAATGGTTCCATTTTCTACTTGAGAAAAACATTATATCCTTTATGATGACTATATATACCTAAGTTATAGTATTTCCCTTCAATATTTTTGCCTTTTATATAACATGTGAATTGAACTATAGGTGAGACTAGTTGAACTTGAAATTTTAAAACTGTTCACATTCTAACAGTATCTCTTTTTGAACATGGTATTCAGGCAGCTACAGCTATAGAAGCATTAATAGTTGCCACCCTGCAGAGGGCACTCTAACTAAAAATCAATCttgattattatataaaatattttgcataattctttttaatcaaataaaaaatttaccacttatgttttttatttatataacaaTCAAAGGAGTCATCAAAACTATATTCTAACAGGAGTAATATAAAGCTATCAGCTTGTGCTTATAGAAGAATATtgctttaaatatatgtatatgttattAAAACCAAACTATCCTTTTAAAATCCCTCAGAAGAATGACAGCATTCAACACAATTTAGAAAACTTGCAAGCATAACCCTAGTTTTGTTAGTATCTCTTCATATATATAGGCAGAATTTTATGGGAGTTTAATTCACTAGTTGAATTGCATCCTTCAGGGATTCTTGGCCTATGATCCATAAATGGGAGTTAGGGTATCTTTTAAAACACTAAAATTAcatgtaaatttaaaaacatttttggcatatatacatatgtgcatTTTTGTGAGGAAAAGATCTGTAACTTTGACTAGATAATCCAGTAAGTCTCCGGCTTTAAAGTAGTCTGGGGTTGGGAAGAAGTGTGGCCAGAAAGATACTAAGAACCTTGGGCCTGTTTTGTGAGTAAAACTTACCATTTTGGAGTATGCACAATTATTATGTTTAGAAAAGGATAGTATGGTGTCTTTCTCAGATGAGATACACAATAAATGTTAATTGTAAGGAACAAGTGCAGAAAGTTTTAAAAGAACTTGCTCAGAATCATAGCATAGAACTGGTATAACTTACTAATCGAGTAAATTTGATAAATTTAATGCTAATAAGATGACCTTATCATATATTTATAGCCAAGAAATCTTCCTGGACAAACAGGAGTTAGGTCTCAGTATGGATAGGATCGATTTAGAATAGTGCTTCTCAACTGAGAATTAAGCCCTAAGGCCTTAAGGCATGCATTTTATGTAATGGATTCCTTTATTTCCTATGCATCTAGAAGGTATTAGCTATGTGCATTGTTGGGAAACTTGCAGTGTAATCACCCACATCATTTTCTACAGTTTAGTTCTCATATGGAACTGTGGTTGTGAAAGGCTGGTTTAGAAGGTAATATATGCAGGTAAAGTGAGAGCAGCATCGTCTCAGAGGTGTGAATAACATGATTTGGAATTGGGACTGTGTAGAACTGTTCAGAGAGCAGTAGATAGATTGTTGCTAGTgttttatatagtgagtgatgatTGGTAAGGCAGAATATCTAGATAAGGTAGAAAGGTACAAGTAGGGTAGGGTTTTGGAGAACTCTTAAGTACCAGGATAAAGGGTAGCTCTTAGCCATATAAGCCTAGTCATGTCATTGGGTGATgggtatattttatatttgaacaGATGATTGTTAAATATAGTACTTAGAGTCATAAAAATATAGTTTAAGGCTGTAAGAAATATGTAAATCCATActagtatatatttattttttcaaaatgtgtTTGGTGTTAAGTTTGCTTCTATCAGCCTGTGAGCTACAAGATACTTTTGTGAAGAATCATTAAGAAATTCTAGGTTAATAAGATGAAAATCAATTTGTTAagttggaaaatatgtagaaaaataagcTTGTCTTTCAAGTTTGTTTGCTTTTATAGGACCTAAGAAAAGCTGGATTACTGATTTTTGCTAATAAACAAGACGTTAAAGAATGCATGAGTGTAGCAGAAATCTCCCAGTTTTTGAAGCTAACTTCTATTAAAGATCATCAGTGGCATATCCAGGCATGCTGTGCTCTTACTGGCGAGGGGTAAGAAGTCTTCCTATTAGGTAACATGTATTTAGCATGGAAATGTTTATGTCTTCTTAAACCCaataaatatttaaggaaaaGATGTAAGAAATGGTTGATGTCTACAGTTAGACTTTTTAGGATGTTTTTGTAAATTCTAAAACATACAATATAAACATACATAAATCAGCTGAGCATATAGATGATGCAGTTGCTGTAGAAACTCAGAGAAATGAGTGTGTCA
It encodes the following:
- the Arl5a gene encoding ADP-ribosylation factor-like protein 5A isoform X3, which translates into the protein MGILFTRIWRLFNHQEHKVIIVGLDNAGKTTILYQFSMNEVVHTSPTIGSNVEEIVINNTRFLMWDIGGQESLRSSWNTYYTNTEFVIVVVDSTDRERISVTREELYKMLAHEDLRKAGLLIFANKQDVKECMSVAEISQFLKLTSIKDHQWHIQACCALTGEG
- the Arl5a gene encoding ADP-ribosylation factor-like protein 5A isoform X1, which translates into the protein MGILFTRIWRLFNHQEHKVIIVGLDNAGKTTILYQFSMNEVVHTSPTIGSNVEEIVINNTRFLMWDIGGQESLRSSWNTYYTNTEFVIVVVDSTDRERISVTREELYKMLAHEDLRKAGLLIFANKQDVKECMSVAEISQFLKLTSIKDHQWHIQACCALTGEGLCQGLEWMMSRLKIR
- the Arl5a gene encoding ADP-ribosylation factor-like protein 5A isoform X2; this translates as MGPEHKVIIVGLDNAGKTTILYQFSMNEVVHTSPTIGSNVEEIVINNTRFLMWDIGGQESLRSSWNTYYTNTEFVIVVVDSTDRERISVTREELYKMLAHEDLRKAGLLIFANKQDVKECMSVAEISQFLKLTSIKDHQWHIQACCALTGEGLCQGLEWMMSRLKIR
- the Arl5a gene encoding ADP-ribosylation factor-like protein 5A isoform X4 — its product is MNEVVHTSPTIGSNVEEIVINNTRFLMWDIGGQESLRSSWNTYYTNTEFVIVVVDSTDRERISVTREELYKMLAHEDLRKAGLLIFANKQDVKECMSVAEISQFLKLTSIKDHQWHIQACCALTGEGLCQGLEWMMSRLKIR